TATGCCTCGGAATTGAATAAGGATGATGGGTATTTTAATAGAGTCTATTTTAAAGATAGATCTCCTGTTTGTTATGAAAATAGTTTATTTGGTTATAAGGTTATATATTCCATTTATCCTTATGTAAGCGTGATTGAGTTTGATTGTTTCGATAAAAAAGAGATATATACTTTTGCTTTAAATTCTTTTAAATATGAAATTTTTAATAATTTTATCTATAACGTGGATTATATAGGAATTAATGGATTTTTGATGACGGATGTTTTAGAGATTTTTCTTCCCAGTATTTTGAATTTAAGTCTTAGGAAAGTTTCAGTTTCAAAATTTAAAGAAAATTTAATAGAGAAAAAAATATTGAATAAAAATGAGGTTGTTGAGGTTAGGCATTATGGGGTTGGGGATTTGATTTCAGTTCATAGAAAAGTTAACGGGTCTAGGAAGTTTAACTATGTCGAAATTTATGATGGAGGGGTAATAAAAGCTAAAAAAGTTATCCTGGATGATAGTTATGATGCATTTTGTTATATTAATTAGCTTTTAGGAATTGTTGATGCATAAAAAGTTTGTTCTTATTATCGTACTGGTTTTTGCGTGCAAAACAGTAAGGGAAATAGACGACAAGCAGATTTACTATATTCCATCTGATAATATAGACAGTCACATTAAGAATAATAATTTTGAAGTTGCTCTTTCGAGTTTCTATAACTTGAAAAACAGAGGACTTGAAATTGATCAAGATACTCTAGACCTAAAAGATAAGGCTTTATTTGGGATTGAGAGTGAATATTTAAGTTTTTATCAGAAAAAAGAGTATGATAAGGCTCTGCATAAGCTTGAAACCTTAAATTTGTTTGGCATTATGCTTAGCGAGAGTAAGGAGCAATTGATTTTAAGGCATCTTGAAAATTTAAAGATTGAAGATCCAAATCTTGCAAGTTTTTTTGCGAAATATTATTTATTTGATAATACTTTTAGTTCTTTAAAAGATTTTATTATTAATGAAAAGTCTCCTTCAAGGAATTTATTACTTGATACTTCCGTTTTAACGGTTTGGGTAAATATGGGTACTAAATTGTTAAATGGGAATATGGTTCCAAATATTGCTTTGGGAACAGCTTTTGTTATTGATAAGGATAAGGGGTATGCTTTGACTAATTACCATGTAGTTAGTTCTCAGGTTGATGAGGAATATGACGGAATTTCAAGTCTTTATGTTAGGCTTCCAAGGGGCAAGGGGGAAAAACTTCCTGCTAAGGTAATTGCTTATTCTCAGGAGATGGATCTTGCTTTAATTAAGGTTGCTTTTAAAGTAGAAAGTCAGTTTAATTTAAATTATCCTTCAGATATTAACATTGGGGATAAAATTTATGCAATGGGTTCTCCTATGGGCCTTGAAAAGACTATTACTTCAGGAATAATATCTGGTAAGAACAGAGACTTGTTGCCTGTTGGTGATTCGTACCAGATTGATGCTGCCATTAATCGGGGCAATTCTGGTGGGCCTGTAGTCAATGAAGCTGGGGAATTTATTGGGATTACATTTGCTGGAATTTTACATACACAAGGGCTTAATTTTGTTATTCCTTCAAAATGGGTTTTAAAAGTTTTACCCTTTATGTATGGAGGAGGGAATTTAAAAAATCAGTGGTTGGGCTTGATCTTCTCTGAAAGTTTGGGGAAATTGGAAGTATCATATGTTGCGCCTAATTCTCCTGCAGATATTGGTGGGATGAGGAGTGGTGATTCTATTCTTAGTGTTGATTCCCTAAACTTTGAAAGTTTAAGAGAGCTTCAATATTATATCCTACAAAAAAAGGCTATGGTAAGGGTTA
This is a stretch of genomic DNA from Borrelia sp. P9F1. It encodes these proteins:
- a CDS encoding trypsin-like peptidase domain-containing protein — its product is MHKKFVLIIVLVFACKTVREIDDKQIYYIPSDNIDSHIKNNNFEVALSSFYNLKNRGLEIDQDTLDLKDKALFGIESEYLSFYQKKEYDKALHKLETLNLFGIMLSESKEQLILRHLENLKIEDPNLASFFAKYYLFDNTFSSLKDFIINEKSPSRNLLLDTSVLTVWVNMGTKLLNGNMVPNIALGTAFVIDKDKGYALTNYHVVSSQVDEEYDGISSLYVRLPRGKGEKLPAKVIAYSQEMDLALIKVAFKVESQFNLNYPSDINIGDKIYAMGSPMGLEKTITSGIISGKNRDLLPVGDSYQIDAAINRGNSGGPVVNEAGEFIGITFAGILHTQGLNFVIPSKWVLKVLPFMYGGGNLKNQWLGLIFSESLGKLEVSYVAPNSPADIGGMRSGDSILSVDSLNFESLRELQYYILQKKAMVRVIYRRDNKDYEIYLYPQERPKDIIESILKIDSLKNLMGAFLGLSLTLVSSREYRVTKVFSNKIGSELNFRINDDVFIYDFKYLKSKRVFVLLLYAKKLFSGYLGAPLQLVIPFDSLAFV